A genomic region of Nostoc sp. UHCC 0702 contains the following coding sequences:
- a CDS encoding HAMP domain-containing protein produces the protein MVNKDLFIQLFTISTKLSLRTVLVVPFILQISAAVGLTGYLSLRNGQKAVNDVAAQLQTEISQRVEQNLQSYLEPLHKVNQANDIAISIGEFNIKDNAKLERYFFEQLKIYTDINLIGFANLNRELFSAERYSDGSLTIRVSNKSTGYELRTYKTNSKGNRLEIIDSGKNYNPQKRDWYKKPIQTGKQSWSEIYPHVTGSTLYIAASQPVYNKKGKLVGVLLSNLNLLQIGTFLKSLKIGKTGQSFIIERSGMLVATSTKEKPFRFAETAVALPENKVKRLLAKDSSDMMTQATAKYLEAKFGNFNSIKNEQQLDFKINGKRQFIQVLPFQDHRKLDWLIVVVVPEDDFMEEINANSRTTILLCIVALMVAVAVGILILRWITQPIITLKESALALTKGDWENRIEIKRSDELGELAKSFNSMAHQLQTKFLEMQDLNKALLQSESCLKQFLEAVPVGISIHDRTGQLYYANGITQQLLGIETLAEVESEQLAEFYQIYLAESDQLYPTAQLPIMRSLAGETVHVDNLELHQDNKIIPLEVFSTPIFDETGNIVYAIAASIDITERKQAQKLLADYNSILEQQVAERTQELQREIAERSILAERNRLAQEIHDTLAQAFAVVIVHLDTASRKVTTDIDTAQALIKAGRDLAHSGLTEARRSIKALRSQLLEDGDIFNALNRFATQMFSATNTHIVCQLIGEIYPLPSDVENNLLRIGQEALTNAFKYAKAREIQIELAYQQRQCSLRIKDDGQGFDMGIFDFSQNLENPSPNLSPRGGEALNFPPSLVGKGVRGLGFSHGVKSQVNGFGLLVMSERAESIGAKLTIQSSPGQGTEVSVLVYRE, from the coding sequence TTGGTTAATAAAGACTTATTTATCCAACTTTTTACTATTTCTACTAAACTTTCCCTGCGAACCGTTCTGGTAGTCCCCTTTATTCTGCAAATTTCTGCGGCGGTGGGTTTAACGGGTTATCTTTCATTGAGAAATGGGCAAAAAGCAGTCAATGATGTCGCAGCACAACTGCAAACTGAAATTAGCCAACGTGTTGAACAGAATCTACAAAGTTACCTTGAACCTCTTCATAAAGTTAATCAAGCTAACGATATAGCTATTAGTATTGGTGAATTTAATATAAAAGATAATGCAAAATTAGAACGTTACTTTTTTGAGCAATTAAAAATATACACTGATATAAATTTAATTGGTTTTGCTAATTTAAACAGAGAATTATTTTCAGCAGAAAGGTACTCTGATGGCTCATTGACAATTAGAGTATCTAATAAATCTACTGGCTATGAATTGCGTACCTATAAAACTAATAGTAAAGGAAATCGTCTTGAAATCATCGACAGTGGCAAAAACTACAATCCTCAAAAGCGCGATTGGTATAAAAAACCCATACAGACGGGTAAACAAAGCTGGAGCGAGATTTATCCCCATGTTACTGGTTCTACTTTATATATTGCCGCTAGCCAGCCAGTTTATAACAAAAAAGGCAAATTGGTAGGAGTATTACTTTCAAATTTAAATCTCTTACAAATTGGAACTTTCTTAAAAAGCTTAAAAATCGGTAAAACAGGACAAAGTTTTATCATCGAGCGTTCAGGAATGTTAGTGGCAACTTCAACAAAAGAAAAGCCATTCCGGTTTGCAGAAACAGCGGTAGCACTGCCAGAAAATAAGGTGAAGCGACTGTTGGCTAAAGATAGTAGTGATATGATGACGCAAGCAACTGCTAAATATTTAGAAGCTAAATTTGGTAATTTTAATTCTATTAAAAATGAACAGCAATTAGATTTTAAAATAAATGGTAAGCGTCAGTTTATCCAAGTGTTACCTTTCCAAGATCATCGGAAACTTGACTGGTTAATTGTGGTAGTAGTCCCAGAAGATGATTTTATGGAGGAAATTAACGCTAATAGCCGCACCACTATTTTGCTGTGTATTGTGGCTTTGATGGTGGCTGTTGCTGTTGGTATTCTAATTTTACGGTGGATAACTCAACCAATTATAACTTTAAAAGAATCTGCTTTAGCACTCACAAAAGGTGATTGGGAAAACAGGATAGAAATAAAGCGTTCTGATGAGTTGGGGGAATTAGCCAAGTCATTTAATAGTATGGCGCATCAACTGCAAACAAAATTTTTAGAAATGCAGGATTTAAACAAAGCTTTGTTGCAGAGTGAAAGTTGCCTAAAGCAATTTCTCGAAGCTGTGCCTGTAGGTATTTCAATACACGATCGCACTGGGCAACTCTACTATGCTAATGGAATTACACAACAGTTACTCGGCATTGAGACATTAGCAGAAGTCGAAAGCGAACAATTGGCAGAATTTTACCAGATTTATCTGGCTGAAAGTGACCAGTTGTATCCTACTGCCCAATTACCAATCATGCGTTCTTTAGCAGGTGAAACTGTTCACGTTGATAATTTAGAGCTGCATCAAGACAATAAAATTATCCCTCTAGAAGTTTTTAGCACGCCAATTTTTGATGAAACTGGAAACATAGTATATGCGATCGCAGCTTCTATTGATATTACCGAACGCAAACAAGCACAGAAGCTCCTAGCTGATTATAATTCTATTTTGGAGCAACAAGTTGCTGAACGTACCCAAGAACTACAACGGGAAATCGCTGAACGGTCTATCTTAGCAGAACGTAACCGTTTAGCACAGGAAATCCACGATACTTTAGCCCAAGCCTTCGCCGTTGTCATTGTCCACTTAGACACCGCCTCACGCAAAGTGACCACAGATATAGATACGGCACAGGCATTAATCAAAGCAGGGCGGGACTTGGCGCACTCTGGGCTGACAGAAGCACGCCGTTCCATTAAAGCATTACGCTCACAATTATTAGAAGACGGTGATATATTTAATGCTCTCAATCGCTTCGCCACACAGATGTTTTCGGCTACCAATACACATATTGTCTGTCAACTAATAGGCGAAATCTATCCTCTACCTTCAGATGTTGAAAACAACTTGCTTCGCATTGGACAGGAAGCATTAACTAATGCTTTCAAGTACGCCAAAGCCAGGGAAATCCAAATTGAACTGGCGTATCAACAAAGACAGTGCAGCTTGCGAATCAAAGATGATGGACAAGGGTTTGACATGGGCATATTTGACTTTTCCCAGAATCTGGAAAACCCCTCTCCAAACCTCTCTCCCAGAGGGGGAGAGGCTTTGAATTTTCCCCCTTCCCTAGTAGGGAAGGGGGTTAGGGGGTTAGGTTTTTCACATGGCGTGAAAAGTCAGGTTAACGGCTTTGGTCTTTTAGTCATGAGCGAACGAGCTGAAAGCATTGGCGCAAAATTAACAATTCAGAGTTCGCCAGGACAAGGAACGGAAGTTTCAGTGTTAGTCTACCGGGAGTAA
- a CDS encoding response regulator transcription factor, which produces MRQSHVIRILIADDHPILGQALTMFIECEPDMTVVGHACDGREALELFCTHQPDVALMDLQMPKMEGADAIAAICAKFKHTRILVLTTFDGDEDIYQALQAGAKGYILKGAEPNELLDAIRTVHQGQKYIPPSIAAKLAERVGSQELSDRELEVLRLIAKGKNNQQISADLNIAESTVRFHANNIFGKLNVSDRTQALVTALHRGIVRL; this is translated from the coding sequence ATGCGCCAATCTCATGTTATTCGCATCCTGATTGCTGACGATCATCCAATTCTAGGACAAGCTTTAACAATGTTTATTGAATGTGAGCCAGATATGACTGTAGTCGGACATGCTTGTGATGGGCGAGAAGCGTTAGAACTGTTCTGCACACATCAGCCAGATGTGGCGCTGATGGATTTGCAAATGCCGAAGATGGAAGGTGCTGATGCGATCGCTGCTATCTGTGCTAAATTTAAACACACCCGAATCCTTGTGTTGACTACCTTTGATGGCGATGAAGATATTTATCAGGCACTACAGGCTGGTGCAAAGGGTTATATCCTTAAGGGGGCGGAACCGAATGAACTCTTGGATGCCATTCGCACTGTTCATCAAGGTCAAAAGTATATTCCGCCTAGTATAGCAGCCAAGCTAGCCGAGCGCGTGGGTAGCCAGGAATTGAGCGATCGCGAGTTGGAGGTGCTGCGCCTGATAGCCAAGGGTAAGAATAACCAGCAGATTAGCGCTGACTTAAATATCGCTGAGAGTACCGTTAGGTTCCATGCTAATAATATTTTTGGGAAGTTGAACGTGAGCGATCGGACTCAAGCCCTAGTCACTGCGCTGCATCGGGGGATTGTCAGGCTGTAG
- a CDS encoding type II toxin-antitoxin system VapC family toxin: MTIIWVLDTDHLSLFQREHPIVQQRINQINFANTAITVVTLEKQMKGWLNVINKYNDQPSQSERLILAYKGLRDGVEYLNKLKLLDFDLPAYNCYQELVSQRIRIGTRDLRIAAITLSINAILVTRNTKDFAKVPNLQIEDWTIS; this comes from the coding sequence GTGACTATTATTTGGGTGCTGGATACCGACCATTTATCACTTTTTCAAAGAGAACATCCAATTGTTCAACAGCGCATCAATCAAATTAATTTTGCAAATACAGCCATAACAGTTGTGACGTTGGAAAAGCAAATGAAAGGATGGCTGAATGTGATTAATAAGTATAACGATCAACCTTCCCAGTCTGAAAGACTTATACTGGCTTACAAAGGATTAAGAGATGGAGTGGAATACCTCAACAAGCTGAAATTACTTGACTTTGACCTGCCTGCTTATAATTGTTATCAAGAATTAGTTAGTCAGAGAATTCGTATAGGTACGAGAGATTTACGTATTGCTGCAATTACACTTTCTATAAACGCTATTTTGGTGACACGCAATACTAAAGATTTTGCCAAAGTCCCTAATTTACAAATAGAAGATTGGACAATATCTTAA
- a CDS encoding type II toxin-antitoxin system HicB family antitoxin, whose amino-acid sequence MINFSPSTNSDTDTSKLSYGVLVENEQDGRFSAVVLGLSDCKSSGKTENEALENLQQLLQKRLKNSKIVTLEIDCPQTDNPWMKVAGMYKDNPLFDEVLAEIEAERRQIDAEMEEYYRQIDAESEVK is encoded by the coding sequence ATGATTAATTTTAGCCCTTCAACAAATTCTGATACAGACACTTCAAAGCTAAGTTATGGTGTGCTGGTTGAAAATGAGCAAGATGGTAGATTTAGTGCAGTGGTACTAGGCTTATCAGACTGTAAAAGTTCAGGTAAAACTGAAAATGAAGCTTTGGAGAATTTACAGCAGCTTTTGCAAAAACGTTTAAAAAATTCAAAAATAGTTACTTTAGAAATAGATTGTCCTCAAACAGATAATCCTTGGATGAAAGTAGCTGGTATGTACAAGGATAATCCACTTTTTGATGAGGTACTGGCTGAGATAGAGGCAGAACGCCGTCAAATTGATGCAGAAATGGAGGAATATTATAGACAGATCGATGCAGAATCCGAGGTAAAGTGA